AGAGTTCAATCAAATGCTTGAAAATAAAGGTCTTAGCCCGATGAGAAAGGGGTATACTAATTTCAATTTTGGTTATCAGGCAAGGTATAATGATTTTATTCTTGGAGTGGAATTGTTTCATAACCCTGGACCAAAGTCACTTTTTAATGGCTATGAAATTGATTACCGTACCACAAGGTTTAATGTCAATGTTGGATTTTCATTTACAGAAGAAGGACCTTTTCAGTTGATCCATTATATGTCTGTTGGTTCAGGTTTTCTCAATTTTCAAATGTTAAGAGAAAATGAGTTCAGGGACCTGGATGATTTTTTACAAAGTCCTGCACAGGGATTTATTTTAAGAGATGGGAATATCCATAAAAATTCGCTCAATCTTTCCGGTTTCCTGACCGAGATTGGATTTCAATTGAGTTATGATTTACCTATTCCGGGTAGAGATGAAGCTTTAGCCCTAATGGCAAAGTTCGGCTATTCATTTAGCCCCTTTGAAAATTCCTGGAATGTAAATGGGATTAGTTTCAACAGTACGCAATCAGGGGCTTTCCTGAGATTAGGGGCAGGAATAACACTTCCTGATTACAAGTATTTTTATAAAGATGCTTCATTGGGGGTACATATATTTTATGGGCTCAATTTTACCAGTCCGGATTTCTTCAACGAACACTTGGTTGATAATGGTCTTCAGCCATTCACCGGAAGACCTAATAATTGGGGGCTCAAAGTATTGGGCTACAGCAAGCAGTTGATGTATGGGATGGACTTTTTTAACCTTGGTCTGGGAGGGAAAGCAAGTGAAACACAAAGCCATAGTTTGAATAGTGTCAGGGTCTATGCTAATGGAGGATTGAAATTATTGGATTTAAGAAACTTGGAAATTGGGGCCCTTGCAGGGATAGGGTTTGGAAATTTAAGATACACCTTGACTTCTGACATAAAACCTGATTTTCCAAGACTTTTTGAAGAACCTGATCATGATGGGTATTTGGCAGCATATGGTGCTATGCTTAAACCTGAGGCGTTCATCACCTACGGTATCCCATTGTCTCAAAAGAAATTTATGGATCTGATACTTGGGATACATGCAGGTTACGAACTGCCTGCCAGCCAATATAAACTGGCAGATTTGGCTATGTTCAAATATATGGCCAATCCTTATTTACAATTCAGTGTTGGGATAAGGCCATAACAGTTAATCTTCAATTTCTACGATAAGTTCTATTTCCACTGCTATATCCATAGGTAATGCATTCATTCCTACAGCAGACCTGGCATGCTTACCCTTCTCTCCGAAAACTTCCACCATCAGGTCCGAAAATCCATTGATGACCTGAGGCTGTTGGGTGAATTCGGGACCGCAATTTACCATACCCAATACTTTTACGATTCTTTTCACCTTGTTGAGGTCCCCTAATTCTGCTTTGAGGACAGCCAATTGGGCTATTCCTACAAGTCTTGCTGCTTCTTTCCCTTCTTCAATGCTGAGGTCTTTGCCTACTTTGCCGGTGATGTAAGTTCCATCTGGAAGACTTGGCCCCTTTCCTGCTAAGAAAAGCAAATTCCCGGTTTTAACCGCATTGACATAATTGGCAACAGGTTGGCTGGCAGCAGGCAGGTGAATTCCCAAAGAAAGGAGTTTCTCTTCCGCATCCCAATAGGTGTTTTGGGGATCTGTGGAAGAAGTTTTTTCGTTGGAACAAGAAAAAAGAAATGGAAGAATGAAGAGCAACAAGATTTTTTTCATAGAAGGAAGTGTTTGAGCTAGCCTCTAAAATAACTTTGGAGTTTTGAAATTCAAAAAAATGAACCTAATAATGAGAATTTGGAAACTACCGTCCCCTAAAAACAGGTTCCATTTAATTTTTTGCAAGAATTATTGAAATGTGTAATAAAATTCAAGAATAGCCCTTAACTTTGGATATGCTTATCGAGAAAGACCGAGGGATGGGCCCTGAGACGTCTTAGCAACCTGAACACAAGGTGCTAATTCCCCTTCCGGAAAAGCCGGAAAAAGATGAGCGGAAGAATTCCTTTTTCATCCGGTTAGACTCGTTTAAGCTTTTTAATGTTAGATTTATGAAAAGAAGCGAGTTATTACTTTCAATTGCCAAGAAGAGAATTTTGATTTTGGATGGTGCCATGGGTACCATGATTCAGCGTT
This Cecembia calidifontis DNA region includes the following protein-coding sequences:
- a CDS encoding RidA family protein, with amino-acid sequence MKKILLLFILPFLFSCSNEKTSSTDPQNTYWDAEEKLLSLGIHLPAASQPVANYVNAVKTGNLLFLAGKGPSLPDGTYITGKVGKDLSIEEGKEAARLVGIAQLAVLKAELGDLNKVKRIVKVLGMVNCGPEFTQQPQVINGFSDLMVEVFGEKGKHARSAVGMNALPMDIAVEIELIVEIED